In Natranaerobius thermophilus JW/NM-WN-LF, the genomic stretch CTACATTATTTTCTGTATACGGTGTACCTATTTTTTTTGTTATATCATGGTTTGCAGTAACTAAATTATACGGGTATTTTTTGATGCGATATCCATCATATCAGGTTATCATTTTAATAATATTTGTTTTGTTTACTTCTTTAAACAACTATATAAGCCATAACAATGATCAAGTTTATTTTTTAAACTGGAGTGCTGCTGAAACATTTATGTTTGCAGTATTTTCTCATGTGATTTTGCTTTACTTTCTCAAGTATTTATATAAGATAGATGCGCTGGGAGCAAAAGAGAATATGTTAGCTCACTCTTTTAATATATTAAATAGAAAAAAAGAATGAATTCTCCATGATATAGTCTGTTCTCCAATTAACGGAATGAATCAATATTACCATCACTCCTTGTTATAATCACTGTTTTAATTTAAACCATTGGAAGTTTCTCGAAGCAATGATGCAAAAAACTAAACTCAAACCCAACAGGATACTTATTTCCATTGGAAAATGTAAAATACTCTTTTCCAAAGTCCAAGCCCCTAGCATAGCTTCTAAACCATGCACAATGGGATTAAAAATATCCAATAGTATTCTGGACGTTCCCGTAAAAATATCTATTCCAAAAATCCCCAAAAAAAACTGATAGTAGAAAACTACCTGGGAAGCCGGACTATATTTTTCCATTTCGTCAAAAACACTGCTAAGCAAAAAAGTAATGGAGAACTGAAAGAAGTTAATAATCAAAAAAATTATCAAAATGTTATGAAGGTTTAACAGAGGGAAACTAACTTCAAAAACTATAATGGCAATTATCGATAATATTGCTATCCCAATTAACTGAAATATTAATGTATTTAGATACAAAGCCATGGCTACACCTAAGGGTTTAAAACCGAGCAATTTGTACTTGACGAAAAAATTTAGATCTCTATATCTCACGAATTCACTTCCGTAATGTAAAATTATATTAATAAGAATCACAATTACAATAAATAAAGGTAACAGGTTATCATGATTTTCTTCAGGAGTTCCACTAATGAAAGTCAAATACAAAAGAACAGGAAAAATTATCTTATAAAACAGATCGGTATATTGTCTCAATTTTATTTTAAATTGAAATAATGTTAGTGCCATTATTTTATCCATTAATAATTCTCCCTTCTTTATCAAGCCGATACCCAGCAATTTTTAAAAATACATCCTCCAAACCAGGAGATTTAACAACCACATTTTTAATCCCAACATCGTCAATCAATTCTTTTAACACTTGTTCATCATTTTTAGTTCTGATTTGATATCTCCCATCTGTTAAAGTCTCAGCATTATACTTCATGAGTTTAAAACTTGCTAGCTCATTTTTAATTTGAAATTCAATAATTTTTTCTCCCTCAGAGTATTCCTCTACTGCTGAAGTCATCCCTCCTAAATAAACTACTTCACCTTTATACAAGATCATAATTCTATCTGCCAAATATTCTACTTCATCCAAATTGTGACTTGTCAAAATAATAGTCACTTCTTTTGTTTCGTTAATATCTTTTAATAGATCCCACACTTTTCTTTTTGCAACAGGGTCTAGTCCAGTGGTTAGTTCATCCAGGAAAATAATCTCAGGTTGATTAATCAATGTCAGTAAAATAGCCAGCTTTTGTCTATTTCCTCCCGATAATTGATTGATATAATTATTCGCTTCACTAGTCAATTCAAATTCTTCCAACATTTCTTCCAAATTAATATCACTTCTAGTGATTTGTTTGTATAATTGACATACCTCAAAAACTTTCGATTTCCATTCATAATATTGTTCTTGCATTTGAACACCAATATGGTCATATAAACTTTTATAATCAAAGATATAATCTATAGTACCTTTGTCTGGTTCATAAATTCCTGTCATACAGTTGACTAAAGTGGTTTTCCCGGCACCGTTGTGACCTACTATTCCTATGATTTCACCACGATTTACTGTTAAATTAATGTTCTTTAAAGCTTCTTTATCATTGAAGTTCTTAGATATTTGATTGACATTAATAAGTTCATTCATTGACCAATGCCCCCTTAGAGAGGTAATTATTATGGATTTTCATCTAGGATATCATTAAGTTAATTTTTTTGGAATATTTTATATTCCGTCAAATGGAAAATTCATGCCTTTATAAGAGATTTTTAAGAAAAAAATCTGCCAAGTCATTTTTCTGGCAGATCATTCTCTCAATATGTGAATATTGTTTTTGGTTATCAGTGCATTCTTAACTTTATCAGTGTTTTCAAAATAGATAATATACGACGAATCACCATAAGGTTCAATTTTTTCAATATTTTTCAGATTTACTATATAAGATTTATGGGCTCGGAAAAAATTCTGGTTTAATTTTTCTTCGATTTCATTTAAACCCATTCGAGTTGAATATTCTTTATCTTTAGTATGAATTATTAACTGTTTGTCTTGTTTTTCTATGTAATTTATATCTTCCATTTTTATGAAATAATATTCTTGTTTGTCCTTAATCATCAAGATATTATTTTCCTTTAACGAATCATGAAATTTTTCTCCATGAGATTGTTGTATTAGCCGCTCAATATTTTCATTAACCCTGTGAAAATCTATAGGTTTTAATATATAGTCCAAGGCCCTAAGATCATAGGAGTCACATGCATATTCCGGAAAAGCGGTAATAAACACTACCTTTAAATCACTATCTAAACTTATCATCATTTTAGCAGCTTCTAATCCATCTAACTTTGGCATGTCTATGTCCATAAAGGCAAGGTCTATATCGTTGTTTTTAACAGC encodes the following:
- a CDS encoding ABC transporter permease, with the translated sequence MDKIMALTLFQFKIKLRQYTDLFYKIIFPVLLYLTFISGTPEENHDNLLPLFIVIVILINIILHYGSEFVRYRDLNFFVKYKLLGFKPLGVAMALYLNTLIFQLIGIAILSIIAIIVFEVSFPLLNLHNILIIFLIINFFQFSITFLLSSVFDEMEKYSPASQVVFYYQFFLGIFGIDIFTGTSRILLDIFNPIVHGLEAMLGAWTLEKSILHFPMEISILLGLSLVFCIIASRNFQWFKLKQ
- a CDS encoding ABC transporter ATP-binding protein; the protein is MNELINVNQISKNFNDKEALKNINLTVNRGEIIGIVGHNGAGKTTLVNCMTGIYEPDKGTIDYIFDYKSLYDHIGVQMQEQYYEWKSKVFEVCQLYKQITRSDINLEEMLEEFELTSEANNYINQLSGGNRQKLAILLTLINQPEIIFLDELTTGLDPVAKRKVWDLLKDINETKEVTIILTSHNLDEVEYLADRIMILYKGEVVYLGGMTSAVEEYSEGEKIIEFQIKNELASFKLMKYNAETLTDGRYQIRTKNDEQVLKELIDDVGIKNVVVKSPGLEDVFLKIAGYRLDKEGRIING
- a CDS encoding LytR/AlgR family response regulator transcription factor, giving the protein MVLLTMINVLICDDDLYTSKVLKKVIEENDEVKEIYLAENGEEAVDAVKNNDIDLAFMDIDMPKLDGLEAAKMMISLDSDLKVVFITAFPEYACDSYDLRALDYILKPIDFHRVNENIERLIQQSHGEKFHDSLKENNILMIKDKQEYYFIKMEDINYIEKQDKQLIIHTKDKEYSTRMGLNEIEEKLNQNFFRAHKSYIVNLKNIEKIEPYGDSSYIIYFENTDKVKNALITKNNIHILRE